TGATCGTTGGCGTCAACAAATACAAGCTGAAAGACGAAGACCCGATCGAAGCGCGCGACATCGACAACGTGGCCGTGCGCGAAGGCCAGATCGCGCGCCTCAAAGCCATTCGCGCCAGCCGCGACGAGGCCAAGGTGCAAGCGGCCTTGCAGGCGCTCACCGCTGCGGCTGAATCGGGCCAGGGCAACCTGCTCGATCTCAGCATCCAGGCCATGCGCCTGCGCGCCACCGGTGGCGAGGTGTCGGACGCATTGGAAAAAATCTACGGGCGCCACCGCGCCGATACACAAAAGGTGACCGGTGTGTACGCTGCTGCCTACGATTCCGCCGAGGGCTGGGATGCCCTGAAGGCCGAGATCAACGAGTTCGCCGAGAAAGAAGGCCGCCGCCCTCGCGTGATGGTCAGCAAGCTCGGGCAAGACGGCCACGACCGAGGCGCCAAAGTGGTGGCCACTGCTTTTGCCGATCTGGGCTTTGACGTGGACATGGGGCCGCTGTTCCAGACACCCGAAGAGTGTGCTCGCCAGGCGATTGAAAACGATGTGCACGCTGTCGGTGTGTCCACGCTGGCTGCGGGCCACAAGACGCTGGTGCCGGCCATCATTGCCGAGCTGAAGAAGCAGGGCGCTGACGACATCATCGTGTTCGTGGGCGGCGTGATTCCGCGTCAGGATTACGAGATGCTCTATGAAGCGGGCGTCAAAGGTATTTACGGCCCTGGCACGCCCATCCCCGCGAGCGCGAAAGACGTGCTCGAACAGATCAAGAAAGCCCAGGGGTGACCTCTGTGGATTTGTATGCGGGCATCGTTCAGGGGGCGGCGCTGGTGCAGCGGCGCGCCATGGCCAAAGCCATCACGCTGCTCGAATCCACCCGCGCCGATCACCGCGCGCAGGGTGACGGGCTGCTGACTTCGCTGTTGCCGCACACGGGCAAGAGTTTTCGCCTGGGCATCAGCGGTGTGCCCGGCGTGGGCAAGAGCACCTTCATTGAAGCATTGGGTCTGTATCTGATCGACAAGGGCCACCGAGTGGCGGTGTTGACCATCGATCCATCCAGCACCGTTTCGGGCGGCTCCATCCTGGGTGACAAGACCCGCATGGAACACCTGAGCGTGCACGAGAAGGCCTACATCCGCCCCAGTCCGAGCAGCGGCACGCTGGGCGGCGTGGCCGAAAAAACGCGTGAGGCCATGCTGGTTTGCGAAGCCGCAGGTTACGACATCGTGATTGTTGAAACCGTGGGCGTGGGCCAGTCGGAGACGGCGGTGGCCAACATGACCGACATGTTTGTCCTCATGCAGCTGCCCAACGCGGGTGACGATTTGCAGGCGATCAAGAAAGGCGTGATGGAGCTGGCCGACC
This region of Hydrogenophaga crassostreae genomic DNA includes:
- the meaB gene encoding methylmalonyl Co-A mutase-associated GTPase MeaB, with product MAKAITLLESTRADHRAQGDGLLTSLLPHTGKSFRLGISGVPGVGKSTFIEALGLYLIDKGHRVAVLTIDPSSTVSGGSILGDKTRMEHLSVHEKAYIRPSPSSGTLGGVAEKTREAMLVCEAAGYDIVIVETVGVGQSETAVANMTDMFVLMQLPNAGDDLQAIKKGVMELADLVVINKADIDPDAATRARAQIMSSLRLLGLHGNPENMHHDQAIWHPQVIQLSALKGEGVDRFWASVSEYRGLQSGNGCMKARRQQQAKSWMWERIDAGLKQRFREHPNVRTALAETTQQVLAGGLPASTAARALLDLFD